TGAGTGGCGTGAAAAGCATGGTCTTTACACGGGGAGAGGGATGAAAGGGACGATGTACACCCAATGAAGAACTGATTTGGTTGTAGCCCCGTATGCTCTCTCGGCAAACCAATGCCTCGTTGATGGACGTGACATTGGCATAAGAGGCATTCAGCTTCTTGACATAGTTGTCTGCAAATCGTTGAAAACTTTCAGGCGTATAGGCAGAGTAGGGAATGCCGGTTCTTTCGTAAAAGTTCTTTTGCGAATAGTTCAGCCCCCATGCTGCATAGAACCATACATACACCCACGCCAGATATTTGGCGTTATTCAGCAAGATGCGCTTCCACTTCCTTTTCAAGCAAAGACGGGCATAGATGGGGTAAAGCAGTATGCCGGCAATGCTCAGTGCAATGAACAAGTCGCCGACGGCAAAAGGGATGAGGCGCGAGAAAGACGAAAGAATTTGCGCGATGAACGGATACGCATGCTGTGCATAGCTGTCTCCCCAGCCGGGTACTGTCTGCACCAACCACACAAGCAGCAAAAAAAATATCAGAAGCGGCAAACCGCCTTTGAACCTTCTTCCAATTATCCTAATATCCGGTTTCATCATAAGCTCTATACCTTTGTTTTGTCTTTTCCCTCCTGTGGTAAACACTTTCCCTTTTGTGGTAAATACTTTTCCGCCCCTTTCTAAATAGCTTTTCCTCCTATGGTAAATTTCGTTACCCTCAGAGGTAAATCTCGTTACCTCCCGGAGAAACTATGCTTTCTTCTTGTGGAAAATGCTTTTGTAGAGCAAAGGTATATAATTCTTTTCATTGCTTTTGCCGTAAAAAGCTATTAATTTATTAATTTTGCGCCCATTATAACAAAATTATAGACTTTTAGAAACATGGAATTAGCAAGTAAGTACAATCCCGCTGACGTGGAGGGAAAGTGGTATCAGTATTGGTTGGACCACAAATTATTCAGTTCGAAACCCGATGGTCGTGAACCCTACACCGTCGTCATTCCGCCTCCCAACGTCACAGGTGTGCTTCACATGGGACACATGCTTAATAATACCATTCAGGATATCTTGGTGCGCCGCGCCCGTATGGAGGGTAAGAATGCCTGCTGGGTTCCGGGCACGGACCACGCCTCTATTGCCACAGAGGCCAAGGTGGTGAATAAGCTTGCCGCGCAGGGCATCAAGAAGACCGACCTCACACGCGACGAATTCTTGAAGCATGCCTGGGAGTGGACGGACGAGCACGGCGGTATCATCCTAAAGCAGCTCCGCAAGCTGGGTGCATCCTGCGACTGGGATCGTACTGCCTTTACCATGGACGAGAAACGCAGCGAAAGCGTGCTCAAAGTATTTGTGGATCTTTACAACAAGGGCTTGATTTATCGTGGCGTGCGTATGGTGAACTGGGATCCGAAAGCACTCACCGCCCTCAGCGACGAAGAAGTCATCTACAAGGAAGAACACAGTAAGCTGTACTACCTGAGATATTACGTTGCCGATGATGACATGTCCGGCGAGACGGGAGCCGAAGGCGAAGTTGTTCACCGCGATGCTTCCGGCAAGCGTTATGCTGTAGTGGCTACTACACGTCCCGAAACAATCATGGGTGACACGGCGATGTGTATCAATCCTGCCGACCCGAAGAACCAGTGGTTGAAGGGCAAGAAAGTGATTGTTCCATTGGTGAACCGCATTATTCCCGTTATTCAGGACGATTATGTAGATGTGGAATTCGGTACGGGCTGTCTGAAGGTGACTCCTGCACACGACGTCAATGACTATATGCTGGGCGAGAAATACAACCTGCCCACTATCGACATTTTCAATGACAACGGTACACTGAGCGAAGCTGCCGGACTCTATGTCGGCATGGATCGTTTCGATGTGCGCGAGCAGATAGAGAAGG
Above is a window of Bacteroides helcogenes P 36-108 DNA encoding:
- a CDS encoding DUF3810 domain-containing protein gives rise to the protein MKPDIRIIGRRFKGGLPLLIFFLLLVWLVQTVPGWGDSYAQHAYPFIAQILSSFSRLIPFAVGDLFIALSIAGILLYPIYARLCLKRKWKRILLNNAKYLAWVYVWFYAAWGLNYSQKNFYERTGIPYSAYTPESFQRFADNYVKKLNASYANVTSINEALVCRESIRGYNQISSSLGVHRPFHPSPRVKTMLFTPLISMVGVTGSMGPFFCEFTLNGDLLPTQYPATYAHELAHLLGITSEAEANFYAYQVCTRSQSRGIRFSGYFSVLSHVLGNARRLMDEKEYTALLDRIRPEIIELARKNSEYWMSKYNPLIGDIQDRIYDLYLKGNRIESGRKNYSEVVGLLISYENSCTNPCLLN